The Pseudomonas iranensis genome includes a window with the following:
- the tilS gene encoding tRNA lysidine(34) synthetase TilS has translation MGERSIDLPSRLLLNLEPWRNVAHWRVAFSGGLDSTVLLHLLATLAKSQSLPALSAIHIHHGLQAAADAWPQHCQAVCDALDIPLQVERVTVKGGASLERAARDARYAVFSSLTQSNDVLLTGQHRDDQAETLLFRLLRGAGVRGLGAMPQQRPVGQGTLVRPLLDVSRAELEGYAQAHRLRWIDDPSNQDRQFSRNYLRHQVMPVLTERWPQAQASMARTAAHLREAQGLLDELAQIDLAQAETPHEFAWLGVPSLELTPLTALSDARQRNALSHWLEPLTRLPDADHWSGWTTLCNAGADASPIWRLADGELHRSAGRVWWLSGNWLRTPAIGADWQTPTSALRLPDNGRVMLHGQVPCGPLRIAYRQGGEVMQLAERGSRDLKRLLNERAVPAFVRGRLPLLFRGEELLAVANLSGLDGQMREGWALHWQPTDEDQGLS, from the coding sequence ATGGGTGAACGCTCGATTGATTTGCCATCCCGTCTTCTGCTGAACCTTGAGCCCTGGCGCAACGTCGCTCACTGGCGCGTCGCCTTCTCCGGCGGCCTCGATTCCACCGTCCTCCTGCACCTTCTCGCCACTCTGGCGAAAAGCCAATCCCTCCCTGCGTTAAGCGCCATCCACATTCACCACGGCCTCCAGGCTGCGGCCGACGCGTGGCCGCAACATTGCCAGGCCGTTTGCGATGCGCTGGATATTCCCTTGCAAGTAGAGCGGGTCACCGTGAAGGGCGGGGCGAGCCTGGAGCGGGCGGCGCGGGATGCGCGTTACGCGGTGTTCAGTTCGCTGACGCAGAGCAATGACGTGCTGTTGACTGGCCAGCACCGCGACGATCAAGCGGAAACCCTGCTGTTTCGGCTGTTGCGCGGTGCCGGTGTCCGCGGGCTCGGCGCGATGCCGCAGCAGCGCCCAGTGGGGCAGGGCACGCTGGTTCGACCGTTGCTGGATGTCAGCCGCGCCGAGCTGGAAGGTTATGCACAGGCGCATCGGTTGCGCTGGATCGACGACCCGTCGAACCAGGATCGGCAGTTTTCGCGCAACTACCTGCGCCATCAAGTCATGCCGGTGCTGACCGAGCGCTGGCCGCAAGCGCAGGCCAGCATGGCGCGCACGGCTGCGCATCTGCGTGAGGCGCAGGGCTTGCTCGATGAGCTGGCGCAGATTGATCTAGCACAAGCCGAAACGCCCCATGAATTCGCTTGGCTGGGTGTGCCATCGCTGGAGTTGACACCATTGACAGCGTTGTCTGACGCGCGCCAGCGAAATGCCCTCAGCCACTGGCTCGAACCGTTGACCCGGCTGCCAGACGCTGACCATTGGTCGGGTTGGACAACGCTGTGCAATGCCGGCGCCGACGCTTCACCGATCTGGCGTCTGGCCGACGGAGAGCTGCACCGCAGCGCCGGTCGCGTCTGGTGGCTGAGCGGCAATTGGTTGCGCACGCCAGCGATCGGCGCCGACTGGCAGACCCCGACTTCAGCGCTACGCTTGCCGGATAACGGACGCGTCATGCTCCACGGCCAAGTTCCATGCGGGCCTTTGCGTATTGCCTATCGGCAGGGCGGTGAGGTCATGCAACTGGCCGAGCGCGGCAGCCGGGATCTCAAGCGTCTGCTCAACGAGCGCGCGGTGCCGGCCTTCGTGCGTGGCAGATTGCCGCTGCTGTTTCGCGGTGAAGAATTGCTCGCGGTGGCGAACCTGTCGGGTCTTGATGGTCAGATGCGCGAAGGCTGGGCATTGCACTGGCAGCCGACAGACGAAGATCAAGGTTTGAGCTGA
- a CDS encoding CTP synthase translates to MTRYIFVTGGVVSSLGKGIASASLAAILEARGLKVTMLKLDPYINVDPGTMSPFQHGEVFVTHDGAETDLDLGHYERFIRTTMTQNNNFTTGRVYEHVLRKERRGDYLGATIQVIPHITDEIKRRIIKGAGDADVAMVEIGGTVGDIESQPFLEAIRQLRFEVGAKRAMLMHLTLVPYIATAGETKTKPTQHSVKELRSIGLQPDVLVCRSDHPIDISSRRKIAQFTNVEERAVIALEDADTIYKIPGILHSQGLDDFVVERFGLQCGSADLSEWDAVVDAKLNPEHEVTIAMVGKYMELLDAYKSLIEAMSHAGISNRTKVNLRYIDSEDIENQGTALLEGVDAILVPGGFGLRGVEGKITAVQYARENKVPYLGICLGMQVAVIEFARNVLGWKDANSTEFDRASGHPVVGLITEWEDATGAVEVRTEASDLGGTMRLGAQDCLLEPGSKVHDCYGKDVIVERHRHRYEVNNNLLPQIIEAGLKISGRSADAALVEVVEAPDHPWFVACQFHPEFTSTPRDGHPLFSGFVKAALAQHQKKA, encoded by the coding sequence ATGACGCGCTACATATTCGTCACGGGCGGTGTTGTTTCTTCATTGGGGAAAGGCATTGCCTCGGCTTCATTGGCGGCTATCCTGGAGGCGCGGGGGCTTAAGGTCACCATGCTGAAGCTGGATCCGTACATCAACGTCGATCCAGGCACCATGAGTCCGTTCCAGCACGGTGAAGTGTTCGTCACCCACGACGGCGCCGAGACCGACCTGGATCTGGGGCACTACGAGCGGTTCATCCGCACGACCATGACCCAGAACAACAACTTCACCACTGGCCGTGTCTACGAGCACGTGCTGCGCAAAGAGCGCCGTGGCGACTACCTGGGTGCAACCATCCAGGTGATCCCGCACATTACCGACGAAATCAAGCGCCGCATCATCAAGGGTGCCGGTGACGCTGACGTGGCGATGGTCGAGATCGGTGGCACCGTCGGTGACATCGAGTCGCAACCATTCCTCGAAGCCATCCGCCAGTTGCGTTTCGAAGTCGGCGCCAAGCGCGCGATGCTGATGCACCTGACGCTGGTGCCGTACATCGCCACCGCTGGCGAGACCAAGACCAAACCGACCCAGCACTCCGTCAAGGAACTGCGTTCGATCGGTCTGCAGCCAGACGTGCTGGTGTGCCGCTCCGATCACCCGATCGACATTTCCTCGCGTCGCAAGATTGCGCAGTTCACCAACGTTGAAGAACGTGCGGTGATCGCGCTGGAAGACGCCGACACCATCTACAAGATCCCGGGCATCCTGCATTCGCAGGGTCTGGACGATTTCGTCGTTGAGCGTTTCGGCTTGCAGTGCGGCAGCGCTGACCTGTCCGAGTGGGACGCAGTGGTCGATGCCAAGCTGAACCCGGAACACGAAGTGACCATCGCCATGGTCGGCAAGTACATGGAGCTGCTCGATGCCTACAAGTCGCTGATCGAAGCGATGAGCCACGCTGGCATCAGCAACCGCACCAAGGTCAACCTGCGCTACATCGATTCCGAAGACATCGAGAATCAGGGCACTGCGCTGCTCGAAGGTGTCGACGCGATTCTGGTGCCGGGCGGCTTCGGTCTGCGTGGCGTGGAAGGCAAGATCACCGCTGTTCAGTACGCTCGCGAAAACAAGGTTCCGTACCTCGGCATCTGCCTGGGCATGCAAGTGGCGGTCATCGAGTTCGCCCGTAACGTGCTGGGCTGGAAAGACGCCAACTCCACCGAGTTCGATCGTGCCAGCGGCCATCCGGTTGTCGGCCTGATCACCGAGTGGGAAGACGCCACCGGCGCTGTCGAAGTGCGTACCGAAGCGTCCGATCTGGGCGGCACCATGCGCCTCGGCGCACAGGATTGCCTGCTCGAGCCGGGCTCCAAAGTCCATGATTGCTACGGCAAGGACGTGATCGTCGAGCGTCACCGTCACCGTTACGAAGTGAACAACAACCTGCTGCCGCAGATCATCGAAGCCGGCCTGAAGATTTCCGGTCGCTCCGCCGATGCTGCGCTGGTCGAAGTGGTTGAAGCGCCGGATCATCCATGGTTCGTTGCCTGCCAGTTCCACCCTGAGTTCACCTCGACCCCACGCGACGGTCATCCGCTGTTCAGCGGTTTCGTCAAAGCCGCGTTGGCTCAACACCAGAAGAAGGCGTAA
- the kdsA gene encoding 3-deoxy-8-phosphooctulonate synthase, with translation MAQKIIRVGDIEIANDKPMVLFGGMNVLESRDMAMQVCEEYVKVTEKLGIPYVFKASFDKANRSSVTSYRGPGLEEGMRIFQDIKQAFGVPIITDVHEPDQAAVVAEVCDIIQLPAFLSRQTDLVVAMAKTNAVINIKKAQFLAPQEMKHILNKCVEAGNDQLILCERGSSFGYNNLVVDMLGFGIMKQFEYPVFFDVTHALQMPGGRADSAGGRRAQVLDLAKAGMSQSLAGLFLEAHPDPDNAKCDGPCALRLDKLEPFLAQLKALDELVKSFPTVETA, from the coding sequence ATGGCACAGAAGATCATCCGCGTCGGCGACATCGAGATTGCCAACGACAAGCCCATGGTGCTGTTCGGCGGCATGAACGTGCTGGAAAGCCGTGACATGGCCATGCAGGTTTGCGAAGAGTACGTGAAGGTCACCGAAAAACTCGGTATCCCTTACGTATTCAAGGCCAGCTTCGACAAGGCCAACCGTTCTTCTGTGACCTCGTATCGCGGTCCTGGCCTGGAAGAGGGCATGCGCATCTTCCAGGACATCAAGCAAGCGTTCGGCGTGCCGATCATCACCGACGTCCACGAGCCGGATCAGGCTGCGGTCGTCGCTGAAGTCTGCGACATCATTCAGTTGCCGGCCTTCCTGTCGCGCCAGACCGATCTGGTCGTGGCGATGGCCAAGACCAATGCCGTGATCAACATCAAGAAAGCCCAGTTCCTCGCGCCTCAGGAAATGAAACACATCCTGAACAAGTGCGTGGAAGCCGGTAACGATCAGTTGATCCTTTGCGAGCGTGGTTCGAGCTTCGGCTACAACAACCTCGTGGTCGACATGCTCGGCTTCGGCATCATGAAGCAGTTCGAATACCCGGTGTTCTTCGACGTGACCCACGCGCTGCAAATGCCTGGCGGTCGTGCCGACTCCGCCGGCGGTCGCCGTGCCCAAGTTCTGGATCTGGCCAAGGCCGGCATGAGCCAGTCGCTGGCGGGTCTGTTCCTCGAAGCGCATCCGGATCCGGACAACGCCAAATGCGACGGCCCTTGCGCCTTGCGTCTGGACAAACTGGAGCCATTCCTGGCCCAGCTCAAAGCTCTGGACGAACTGGTGAAGAGTTTTCCGACGGTAGAAACCGCGTAA
- the eno gene encoding phosphopyruvate hydratase, with protein MAKIVDIKGREVLDSRGNPTVEADVLLDNGIIGSACAPSGASTGSREALELRDGDKSRYLGKGVLKAVANINGPIRDLLLGTDPSDQKALDHAMIKLDGTENKATLGANAILAVSLAAAKAAAQDQDLPLYAHIANLNGTPGVYSMPVPMMNIINGGEHADNNVDIQEFMVQPVGAKSFSEGLRMGTEIFHHLKAVLKARGLSTAVGDEGGFAPNLASNEDALKVISEAVANAGYKLGTDVTLALDCAASEFYEDGKYNLSGEGQVFTAEGFADYLKGLTERYPIISIEDGLDESDWAGWKILTDKIGEKTQLVGDDLFVTNTKILKEGIDKKIANSILIKFNQIGTLTETLEAIQMAKAAGYTAVISHRSGETEDSTIADLAVGTSAGQIKTGSLCRSDRVSKYNQLLRIEEQLNGKAKYNGRAEFRG; from the coding sequence ATGGCAAAAATCGTCGACATCAAAGGTCGTGAAGTTCTCGACTCCCGTGGCAATCCCACCGTGGAAGCGGACGTGCTTCTCGACAACGGCATCATCGGCAGCGCCTGCGCGCCGTCCGGTGCATCCACTGGCTCGCGTGAAGCGCTCGAGCTGCGTGATGGCGACAAGAGCCGTTACCTGGGCAAGGGCGTGCTCAAGGCGGTAGCCAACATCAACGGTCCGATCCGCGATCTGCTGCTGGGCACCGACCCGAGCGACCAGAAAGCCCTCGACCACGCGATGATCAAGCTCGACGGTACCGAAAACAAAGCGACCCTGGGCGCCAACGCCATCCTCGCCGTGTCCCTGGCTGCGGCCAAGGCTGCTGCGCAGGATCAGGATCTGCCGCTGTACGCACACATCGCCAACCTCAACGGCACCCCGGGTGTGTACTCGATGCCGGTACCGATGATGAACATCATCAACGGTGGCGAGCACGCCGATAACAACGTCGACATCCAGGAATTCATGGTGCAGCCAGTTGGCGCCAAGTCTTTCTCGGAAGGTCTGCGCATGGGCACCGAGATTTTCCATCACCTGAAAGCCGTGCTGAAGGCCCGTGGCCTGAGCACCGCCGTTGGCGACGAGGGCGGTTTCGCACCGAACCTGGCGTCCAACGAAGACGCGTTGAAAGTGATCTCCGAAGCCGTGGCCAATGCCGGTTACAAGCTGGGCACCGACGTGACCCTGGCGCTGGACTGCGCCGCGAGCGAGTTCTACGAAGACGGCAAGTACAACCTGTCCGGTGAAGGCCAGGTGTTCACTGCTGAAGGTTTCGCCGACTACCTCAAAGGCCTGACCGAGCGTTACCCGATCATCTCCATCGAAGACGGTCTCGACGAGTCTGACTGGGCAGGCTGGAAAATCCTCACCGACAAGATCGGCGAGAAGACCCAGCTGGTGGGCGACGACCTGTTCGTGACCAACACCAAGATCCTCAAAGAAGGCATCGATAAAAAGATCGCCAACTCGATCCTGATCAAGTTCAACCAGATCGGCACCCTGACCGAAACCCTGGAAGCCATCCAGATGGCCAAGGCTGCCGGTTACACCGCAGTGATCTCGCACCGCTCTGGCGAAACCGAAGATTCGACCATTGCCGACCTGGCTGTGGGCACCTCGGCTGGCCAGATCAAGACCGGTTCGCTGTGCCGCTCCGACCGCGTTTCCAAGTACAACCAACTGCTGCGTATCGAAGAGCAGTTGAACGGCAAGGCCAAGTACAACGGCCGTGCCGAGTTCCGCGGTTAA
- the ftsB gene encoding cell division protein FtsB produces the protein MRSPYWLFLVLLLLLAGLQYRLWVGNGSLAQVAELKQQIAEQHAENEGLLERNRVMDAEVSELKKGMETVEERARHELGMVKDGETLYQLAQ, from the coding sequence ATGCGCAGTCCTTACTGGTTGTTTCTTGTTTTGCTCTTGCTGCTGGCCGGTCTGCAGTACCGCCTGTGGGTGGGCAATGGCAGTCTGGCGCAGGTCGCCGAGCTGAAACAGCAGATCGCCGAGCAACATGCCGAAAACGAAGGCCTGCTGGAGCGCAACCGGGTGATGGACGCGGAAGTCAGCGAATTGAAAAAAGGCATGGAGACCGTTGAAGAGCGGGCTCGTCACGAACTGGGCATGGTCAAGGACGGCGAAACCCTTTACCAGTTGGCCCAATGA
- the ispD gene encoding 2-C-methyl-D-erythritol 4-phosphate cytidylyltransferase — translation MIDSLPAFWAVIPAAGVGARMAADRPKQYLQLGGRTILEHSLGCFLDHPSLKGLVVSLAVDDPYWPNLACVNDPRIQRVDGGAERSASVLNALLHLHAQGADDDDWVLVHDAARPNLSRDDLDKLLAELADDPVGGLLAVPARDTLKRVDNNGRVVETVDRSVIWQAYTPQMFRLGALHRALADSLVADAVITDEASAMEWAGLAPRLIEGRADNLKVTRPEDLEWLRQRWANRR, via the coding sequence ATGATCGATTCCCTGCCGGCCTTCTGGGCCGTGATTCCTGCCGCGGGCGTCGGTGCCCGAATGGCCGCGGACCGTCCCAAGCAATATCTGCAACTGGGCGGGCGCACAATTCTCGAACACAGCCTCGGCTGTTTCCTCGATCACCCAAGCCTCAAGGGCCTGGTGGTCAGTCTTGCTGTCGATGATCCCTATTGGCCGAATCTGGCATGCGTCAACGATCCGCGCATTCAGCGGGTTGATGGCGGGGCGGAGCGTTCCGCTTCGGTGCTCAATGCCTTGCTGCACCTGCATGCGCAAGGCGCCGACGATGACGATTGGGTGCTGGTGCACGATGCGGCCCGGCCGAATCTGAGTCGTGATGATCTCGACAAGTTGCTTGCCGAACTGGCGGACGACCCAGTCGGCGGTCTGTTGGCGGTGCCCGCTCGCGACACGCTCAAACGCGTTGATAACAACGGGCGTGTGGTTGAAACCGTGGATCGCAGCGTGATCTGGCAGGCGTATACGCCGCAGATGTTCCGCCTCGGTGCGTTGCATCGGGCGTTGGCCGATAGCCTGGTTGCGGATGCCGTGATTACCGATGAAGCTTCGGCGATGGAATGGGCCGGTCTGGCACCGCGTCTGATCGAAGGGCGCGCGGATAACCTCAAGGTGACCCGGCCGGAAGATCTGGAGTGGTTGCGCCAGCGATGGGCTAACCGCCGCTGA
- a CDS encoding LysR substrate-binding domain-containing protein, whose product MSENRWEGIDEFVAVAECNQFTAAAERLGVSSSHISRQIVRLEERLQTRLLYRSTRRVTLTEAGQTFLQHCQRLQDGREEALRAVGDLTSEPKGMLRMTCAVAYGERFIVPLVTRFMGLYPQLRIDIELSNRQLDLVHEGLDLAIRLGRLQDSRLVATRLAPRRMYLCASPSYLERYGRPHSLSELSRHNCLIGSSDIWQLEQNGREFSQRVQGNWRCNSGQAVLDAALQGVGLCQLPDYYVLEHLHSGALISLLEAHQPPNTAVWALYPQQRHLSPKVRKLVDFLKEGLAERAEYRS is encoded by the coding sequence GTGTCGGAAAACCGCTGGGAAGGCATCGACGAGTTCGTTGCCGTCGCCGAATGCAACCAATTCACCGCCGCTGCCGAGCGTCTTGGGGTTTCTTCCTCGCACATCAGTCGACAAATCGTACGGCTCGAAGAGCGTTTGCAGACGCGCCTGCTCTACCGCAGCACTCGGCGAGTTACGTTGACCGAAGCCGGGCAGACTTTCCTGCAACATTGCCAGCGCCTGCAGGACGGTCGCGAAGAAGCCTTGCGCGCGGTAGGCGATCTGACCAGCGAACCGAAAGGCATGCTGCGCATGACCTGCGCGGTGGCCTATGGCGAACGCTTTATCGTGCCGCTGGTGACTCGCTTCATGGGGCTGTACCCGCAGCTGCGTATAGATATCGAGCTGAGCAATCGCCAGCTGGATCTGGTGCATGAAGGGCTGGACCTGGCGATCCGTCTGGGTCGGTTACAGGATTCGCGCTTGGTTGCGACACGCCTGGCGCCACGGAGAATGTACCTGTGCGCGTCGCCGTCCTACCTGGAACGGTACGGGCGCCCACACAGTCTGTCGGAACTGAGTCGGCACAATTGCCTGATCGGCAGTTCCGATATCTGGCAACTGGAACAGAACGGGCGGGAATTTTCCCAGCGAGTGCAAGGCAACTGGCGTTGCAACAGTGGGCAGGCGGTGCTGGATGCGGCGCTTCAGGGTGTCGGATTGTGTCAGTTGCCGGACTATTACGTGCTCGAGCACCTGCACAGCGGCGCGCTGATTTCCTTGCTCGAGGCGCATCAGCCGCCTAATACGGCGGTGTGGGCGCTGTATCCGCAGCAGCGGCATCTGTCGCCGAAAGTGCGCAAGTTGGTGGATTTTCTTAAAGAAGGGTTGGCTGAGCGGGCGGAGTATCGAAGCTGA
- a CDS encoding S-(hydroxymethyl)glutathione dehydrogenase/class III alcohol dehydrogenase — protein sequence MIKSRAAVAFEAKKPLEIVEVDVAMPKAGEVLLRVVASGVCHTDAYTLSGADPEGIFPSILGHEGGAIVEAIGEGVTSVAVGDHVIPLYTPECGQCKFCKSGKTNLCQAIRATQGKGLMPDGTSRFSYKGETIFHYMGTSTFSEYTVLPEISVAKISKDAPLEKVCLLGCGVTTGIGAVLNTAKVKPGDTVAIFGLGGIGLSAVIGAVKAKAARIIAIDINPAKFEIAKQLGATDCVNPKDFDRPIQEVIVDMTDGGVDFSFECIGNVQLMRAALECCHKGWGESVIIGVAGAGQEIATRPFQLVTGRVWRGSAFGGVRGRTELPSYVDMAQSGEIPLDTFITHTMGLEDINKAFDLMHEGKSIRTVIHF from the coding sequence ATGATCAAGTCGCGCGCCGCCGTTGCCTTCGAGGCCAAGAAGCCGCTGGAAATCGTAGAAGTCGATGTCGCCATGCCCAAGGCTGGTGAAGTGTTGCTGCGCGTTGTCGCTTCCGGGGTGTGCCACACCGATGCCTACACCTTGTCCGGCGCAGACCCGGAAGGCATCTTCCCGTCGATCCTCGGCCACGAAGGTGGCGCCATCGTTGAAGCGATCGGCGAGGGCGTGACCTCGGTTGCCGTCGGCGACCACGTCATCCCGCTGTACACCCCGGAATGCGGCCAGTGCAAATTCTGCAAGTCGGGCAAGACTAACCTCTGCCAGGCGATTCGCGCCACCCAAGGCAAGGGCCTGATGCCGGACGGCACTTCGCGCTTTTCCTACAAGGGCGAAACGATTTTCCACTACATGGGCACATCGACGTTTTCGGAATACACCGTGCTCCCGGAAATCTCCGTGGCCAAGATCTCCAAAGACGCGCCGCTGGAAAAGGTCTGCCTGCTCGGTTGCGGCGTGACCACCGGTATCGGCGCCGTGCTCAATACCGCCAAGGTCAAACCGGGTGACACCGTGGCCATCTTCGGTCTCGGTGGTATCGGCTTGTCGGCGGTGATCGGCGCGGTGAAAGCCAAGGCTGCGCGCATCATTGCGATCGACATCAACCCGGCCAAGTTCGAAATCGCCAAACAACTCGGTGCCACCGATTGCGTGAACCCGAAAGACTTTGATCGTCCGATTCAGGAAGTAATCGTCGACATGACCGATGGTGGCGTCGACTTCTCCTTCGAGTGCATCGGCAATGTGCAATTGATGCGCGCCGCGCTTGAGTGCTGCCACAAAGGCTGGGGCGAGTCGGTCATCATCGGTGTCGCCGGTGCCGGTCAGGAAATCGCTACCCGTCCGTTCCAGTTGGTTACCGGTCGCGTCTGGCGCGGTTCGGCGTTCGGCGGCGTGCGTGGCCGTACTGAATTGCCGAGTTACGTCGACATGGCCCAGAGCGGCGAGATCCCCCTGGATACCTTCATCACCCACACCATGGGCCTGGAAGATATCAACAAGGCGTTCGACCTGATGCACGAAGGCAAGAGCATCCGCACCGTCATTCATTTCTAA
- the fghA gene encoding S-formylglutathione hydrolase, protein MNLENISCQKSFGGWHKRYRHRSEVLDCDMVFAVYLPPQAEQGGKLPVLYWLSGLTCTDENFMQKAGAMRMAAELGLIIVAPDTSPRGPDVPDDAEKAWDFGLGAGFYLNATQEPWARHYQMHDYVVQELPALVEAHFPASDKRSISGHSMGGHGALVCALRNPGRYKSVSAFSPITHPIDCPWGEKAFSNYLGEDRSKWKEWDACVLIAEATEKLPLLVDQGDRDDFLATQLKPEALQHAAKQAGHPLELRLQPGYDHSYFFISSFIDDHLQHHARALRG, encoded by the coding sequence ATGAATCTGGAAAACATTTCCTGTCAGAAGAGTTTCGGTGGCTGGCACAAGCGTTATCGCCATCGCTCCGAAGTGCTTGATTGCGACATGGTCTTCGCCGTGTACCTGCCGCCGCAAGCGGAGCAGGGCGGCAAGCTGCCAGTGCTGTACTGGTTGTCCGGGCTGACCTGCACCGATGAGAATTTCATGCAAAAGGCCGGTGCGATGCGCATGGCCGCCGAGCTTGGTTTGATTATCGTCGCCCCGGATACCAGCCCACGTGGCCCGGATGTCCCGGACGATGCCGAAAAAGCTTGGGATTTCGGTCTCGGCGCCGGGTTTTATCTGAACGCCACGCAGGAACCGTGGGCGCGGCACTATCAGATGCATGACTATGTCGTGCAGGAATTGCCTGCATTGGTTGAAGCGCATTTCCCAGCGTCCGACAAGCGCAGCATCAGCGGTCACTCCATGGGCGGCCACGGTGCTTTGGTCTGTGCCTTGCGCAATCCTGGGCGGTATAAATCGGTCTCGGCCTTTTCGCCGATTACCCATCCGATCGATTGCCCGTGGGGTGAGAAGGCCTTTTCCAACTATTTGGGCGAAGACCGTTCGAAGTGGAAGGAGTGGGACGCCTGTGTGCTGATCGCCGAGGCGACGGAGAAGTTGCCGTTGTTGGTCGATCAAGGTGATCGTGACGATTTCCTCGCCACCCAACTGAAACCCGAAGCCTTGCAACACGCGGCAAAACAAGCGGGGCATCCGCTGGAGCTGCGCCTGCAACCGGGCTACGACCACAGCTATTTCTTCATCTCAAGCTTCATTGACGACCACTTGCAGCATCACGCACGCGCTCTGCGCGGTTAA
- the ispF gene encoding 2-C-methyl-D-erythritol 2,4-cyclodiphosphate synthase, producing MRIGHGYDVHRFAEGDFITLGGVRIAHSFGLLAHSDGDVLLHALSDALLGAAALGDIGKHFPDTDPQFKGADSRVLLRHVVSLIHAKGWKVGNVDNTIVAQAPKMAPHIESMRALIAADLQVELDQVNVKATTTEKLGFVGREEGIAVHSVALLLRA from the coding sequence ATGCGTATTGGCCACGGCTACGATGTGCACCGTTTCGCTGAAGGCGATTTCATTACTCTGGGCGGCGTGCGGATTGCACACAGCTTCGGGCTGCTCGCTCATTCCGACGGTGACGTCCTGCTGCACGCCTTGAGCGATGCCTTGCTCGGCGCGGCGGCGCTGGGTGATATCGGTAAACACTTCCCGGACACCGATCCGCAATTCAAGGGCGCCGACAGCCGTGTGCTGTTGCGTCATGTGGTCAGTCTGATCCACGCCAAGGGCTGGAAGGTCGGCAACGTCGACAACACCATCGTTGCCCAGGCGCCAAAAATGGCGCCGCATATCGAATCGATGCGCGCGCTGATCGCGGCGGATCTTCAAGTTGAGTTGGATCAAGTGAACGTCAAAGCTACCACCACCGAAAAGCTTGGCTTTGTCGGTCGCGAAGAAGGTATCGCCGTGCACTCCGTTGCCTTGTTGCTGCGCGCATGA
- the truD gene encoding tRNA pseudouridine(13) synthase TruD, protein MNELQLLGPRAYGEPLGTAVLKAIAEDFQVDEVLDIPFSGDGEHLWIWVEKRGLNTEEAARRIAKAAGVPLRTVSYAGLKDRQALTRQWFSVQLPGKADPDLSAAENDTLKILKTTRHKRKLQRGAHSANGFTLRLTQFNGDKDALEQRLQLIAKQGIPNYFGAQRFGHDGGNVIDARAWAARKALPEQRNVRSRLLSTARSFLFNQVLAARVADGTWNTALVGDLLAFTDSRSFFPAGEAECSDPRLAILDLHPTGPQWGEGDSPAAGAVHELEQAIAAREADLRDWLIHAGMSHERRILRLPIGGLTWHYPQPDILQLEFVLPAGCFATVLVRELVDLVPVGQTDSPCVF, encoded by the coding sequence ATGAATGAACTGCAATTGCTCGGCCCACGGGCCTATGGCGAACCCCTCGGCACAGCGGTACTGAAAGCCATCGCCGAAGATTTTCAGGTCGATGAAGTGCTGGATATCCCGTTCAGCGGTGACGGCGAACATTTGTGGATCTGGGTGGAAAAGCGCGGCCTCAATACCGAAGAAGCGGCGCGGCGGATCGCCAAAGCGGCGGGCGTGCCGTTGCGTACCGTCAGCTATGCCGGCCTCAAGGACCGTCAGGCCTTGACCCGACAGTGGTTCAGCGTGCAACTGCCGGGCAAGGCCGATCCGGATCTGTCGGCAGCGGAGAACGACACGCTGAAGATCCTCAAGACCACGCGCCACAAGCGCAAGCTGCAACGCGGTGCGCATTCGGCCAACGGTTTCACGTTGCGCCTGACGCAATTCAATGGCGACAAAGACGCGCTTGAACAGCGCCTGCAACTGATCGCCAAACAAGGTATTCCCAATTATTTCGGCGCCCAGCGCTTCGGCCATGACGGCGGCAACGTTATCGATGCGCGGGCGTGGGCGGCGCGCAAGGCTTTGCCGGAACAGCGCAATGTGCGTTCGCGGTTGCTGTCGACGGCGCGCAGCTTTCTGTTCAACCAGGTGCTGGCGGCGCGCGTCGCCGATGGCACCTGGAACACGGCGCTGGTTGGCGATCTGCTGGCCTTCACCGACAGCCGCAGTTTTTTCCCGGCCGGTGAAGCCGAATGCAGCGACCCGCGTCTGGCAATTCTCGACCTGCACCCGACCGGTCCGCAGTGGGGCGAAGGTGACTCGCCGGCTGCCGGTGCTGTCCATGAACTGGAGCAGGCGATCGCCGCCCGCGAAGCGGATCTGCGCGACTGGTTGATCCACGCCGGCATGAGCCATGAACGTCGCATCCTGCGGCTGCCCATTGGCGGGTTGACGTGGCATTATCCCCAACCTGACATTCTGCAACTGGAATTCGTCCTCCCGGCCGGATGCTTTGCCACCGTATTGGTGCGCGAGCTCGTTGATCTGGTGCCGGTGGGGCAGACGGACAGCCCATGCGTATTCTGA